In Aspergillus luchuensis IFO 4308 DNA, chromosome 1, nearly complete sequence, the following are encoded in one genomic region:
- the rps0 gene encoding 40S ribosomal protein uS2 (COG:J;~EggNog:ENOG410PGPW;~InterPro:IPR001865,IPR032281,IPR023591,IPR005707, IPR018130,IPR027498;~PFAM:PF16122;~go_component: GO:0005840 - ribosome [Evidence IEA];~go_component: GO:0015935 - small ribosomal subunit [Evidence IEA];~go_function: GO:0003735 - structural constituent of ribosome [Evidence IEA];~go_process: GO:0006412 - translation [Evidence IEA]), which yields MAPSQLPPIFNPTSQDIEMLLAAQCHLGSKNLQSHMEPYLWKTRPDGVNVINIGKTWEKILLAARIIAAIDNPADICVISARPYGQRAVLKFASHTGATAIAGRFTPGNFTNYITRSFKEPRLIIVTDPRTDAQAIKEASYVNIPVIALCDTDSPTDFVDVAIPTNNKGRHAIGLVWWLLAREVLRLRGTLASREVDWDVVVDLYFYRDPEAEENKEVVEEKVASAEEVGAGAIESGFAGDNWDVAGAGAGVPGTAFAAASAAAGAASWEAEGGDWAASSAAPAGESWAEAQPTEAKW from the exons ATGGCCCCCTCTCAGCTCCCCCCGATCTTCAACCCCACCTCCCAGGACATTGAGATGCTCCTCGCAGCTCAGTGCCACCTCGGGTCCAAGAACCTCCAGTCTCACATGGAGCCTTACCTCTGGAAGACTCGCCCCGACGGTGTCAATGTCATCAACATTGGCAAGACCTG GGAGAAGATCCTCCTCGCTGCCCGTATCATCGCCGCCATCGACAACCCGGCCGACATCTGTGTCATCTCCGCTCGTCCCTACGGCCAGCGTGCTGTCCTGAAGTTCGCCTCCCACACCGGTGCTACCGCCATTGCTGGTCGTTTCACCCCCGGTAACTTCACCAACTACATCACCCGCTCTTTCAAGGAGCCCCGCCTGATCATCGTCACCGACCCTCGCACCGACGCCCAGGCCATCAAGGAGGCCAGCTACGTCAACATCCCCGTCATTGCCCTTTGCGACACTGACTCCCCCACCGACTTCGTCGACGTTGccatccccaccaacaacaagggTCGCCACGCCATCGGTCTCGTCTGGTGGCTCCTTGCCCGTGAGGTCCTCCGCCTCCGTGGTACTCTCGCTTCCCGTGAGGTTGACTGGGACGTCGTTGTCGACCTGTACTTCTACCGTGACcccgaggctgaggagaACAAGGAGGTCGTCGAGGAGAAGGTTGCCAGCGCTGAGGAGGTCGGTGCTGGTGCCATCGAGTCCGGCTTCGCTGGTGACAACTGGGATGTtgccggtgccggtgccggtgTTCCTGGCACTGCTTTCGCTGCTGCtagcgctgctgctggtgctgccagCTGGGAGGCTGAGGGTGGCGACTGGGCTGCCAGCTCTGCCGCTCCTGCTGGTGAGAGCTGGGCTGAGGCCCAGCCCACCGAGGCTAAGTGGTAA
- a CDS encoding mitochondrial 37S ribosomal protein uS15m (BUSCO:EOG092643JW;~COG:J;~EggNog:ENOG410PID3;~InterPro:IPR009068,IPR005290,IPR000589;~PFAM:PF00312;~go_component: GO:0005840 - ribosome [Evidence IEA];~go_function: GO:0003735 - structural constituent of ribosome [Evidence IEA];~go_process: GO:0006412 - translation [Evidence IEA]) has protein sequence MPPLILLQPSLRALTGKYCLAASPFRSRRVTDRVVAIPGPSSVQLPFAALSLNPAKTSVRAGSTESRERRRHDPFLMAQSRQRKAANISRQKALAQEREGSVGDPVQSEPTPFIQELRKTQATLQDTDLNYFVTPDGLNEALEYSKNLTSPIRNPDRDTADPQLEKEAAEKHLQEHRNAQEAIRRIVSVANGNTKDHMRLHIQKCIETFGRHKTDSELPPKPSGVSHDSATVHLEKTPRVGPDTGSPEVQVAILTAKIMNLSRHLQTTKKDRHNKRNLRLLVHKRQKLLRYLRRKERGGPRWQNLMEKLGLSEAAWKGEISM, from the coding sequence ATGCCTCCCCTCATTCTACTTCAGCCCTCCCTGAGGGCCCTCACTGGTAAGTACTGTCTTGCTGCCTCCCCCTTCAGATCACGCCGAGTAACTGACCGGGTTGTCGCTATTCCAGGCCCTTCCTCCGTGCAGCTTCCCTTTGCCGCATTGTCGCTCAACCCGGCCAAAACCTCCGTGAGAGCTGGGTCTACAGAGTCCCGAGAGCGCAGACGCCATGACCCTTTCCTAATGGCGCAGTCTCGTCAACGCAAGGCCGCCAACATCTCCCGCCAGAAAGCCCTGGCCCAAGAGCGCGAAGGGTCTGTCGGCGACCCCGTCCAAAGCGAACCGACGCCCTTCATCCAGGAACTTAGAAAGACGCAAGCGACTTTGCAGGACACAGACCTTAATTACTTCGTCACACCGGATGGTCTCAATGAGGCGTTGGAATACTCGAAGAACCTGACATCACCGATTCGGAACCCGGATCGCGACACTGCTGATCCTCAGCTCGAGAAAGAAGCCGCCGAAAAGCACCTTCAAGAACATCGGAACGCACAGGAAGCCATCCGTCGTATTGTCAGTGTCGCCAACGGAAACACGAAGGACCACATGCGTCTTCATATTCAGAAATGCATTGAGACCTTTGGCCGGCATAAGACCGACAGCGAATTGCCTCCCAAGCCTTCTGGCGTATCGCATGACTCTGCGACTGTTCATCTTGAGAAAACTCCCCGGGTTGGCCCAGATACTGGCTCTCCGGAAGTGCAGGTTGCTATTCTCACGGCAAAGATCATGAACTTGTCTAGACATCTCCAGACGACGAAAAAGGACCGACACAACAAGCGTAACCTGCGTCTACTTGTTCACAAGAGACAGAAGTTGCTTCGCTACttgcggaggaaggagaggggtggCCCCAGGTGGCAGAATctgatggagaagctgggtCTCTCGGAAGCTGCCTGGAAGGGTGAGATCTCCATGTAA